GCATGCGGGGCGGCGATTCCAGCAGGTCGATGATCAGGAAGGCGTCCAGCGAGCCGAAGGCGCGGTCCACGTGGAAGGTGGCGATGCGTCCGCCCAGCTTCAGGTAGTGCTTGAACAGGATGGGAATGGTGCGCCCGCCTTCCATGTCGCGCACCAGCGCGCACAGCCCGTTCCAGTCCAGCCCGGCGGGCTCGATGCGCCGCAGGCAGCCGGGCTGGCGCAGCGAGGGCGTGGCGCGCCCCCGCACCAGCCGGGCCGTGGCCGGGCAGCCATGGTGGCGGGTCAGGTAGTCCATGATGGCGTTCAGCGAGTACGGGGTATAGTCCAGGCTGACGCTTACCGGCCCGAACAGGCGGCGCACGCCGGGCCGCTTCAGGATGAACCGGCCGATGCCCTTCCACAGCAGCAGCAGGGGGGCGTAGTCGCGCTGGTAGTCCGCCGCCACGAAGGCCCGGCCCAGTTCCAGCGCGGGCGCGCCGCCGAAGAATTCCGGACGGAACCGGAACAGCGACGTGGAATACAGGCCGCGCTGGCCCTGCGCATCAAGGATGGCATCCACCTCGCCCAGGCGGTAGGCCCCGGCCAGGGCGCGGTCGTCCTCGTGCCACAGGATCAGGTGGCGGTAGTCGGCGTCAAAGGCGTCGAGATCCAGCGGCGCGCCGCTGCCCTCGCCCACCGCGCGAAAGGTCACCTCGCGCAGGCGGCCTATCTCGCGGACCAGTTCCGGCGAACGGTCCGCCGAGGTTTCCACGATGGTCCACGGCCCCTCGCGCAGCAGCACGTCTGCGGGCGGGATGGCCGCCAGTTCCGCCTCCAGCAGTTCCAGCGGGCGGGCGGCGGCGATGGGCCGCATGCGCCGTGCCGCCGGGCTGGCGGGGCTGGCGGAAACGGAGGCGGCAGTGCCCACGGCATCGGGCACGGCGCCACTTTTCCTCGGCAGGAGCAGGGGCAGGGACTTGGGGATGGACAGGGGCAGGGACAGCACCCGGCGCGGCCTGGGTTTCAGGGCGTAGCAGCGCATGCGCAGGTAGGCGGTGCGCGCTGCGTCGTCGGGCAGTTCGTTCAGGGTGGCGGCGGCCACGGGCCGCCCCACGCTGAGGGTGACCGTGGTGTTGCGCTTGCGCAGCAGTTCCTTGGGCAGCATGGCCGTGCGCGCTGCGGGGTGCAACAGGCCCATCAGGTTGAAGAGCATGGAATTGCGCCCGTGAAAGTACAGGGGCAGGGCGTCGGCCCCGGTGCGGCGCACCAGCCGCCCCACCGTGGACTGCCACGTGGGGTCGGTGATCTCGCGCCGCGAGGGTTGCAGGTGCGACACCGTGCCCGAAGGGAACACCACCAGCGCGCCGCCCTCGCCCACGTGGCGGATGGCCTGGCGCAGGCCCGCCATGTTGCGGCGCTGCGCCCCGTCCCCGCCGAAGGGATCCACGGAAAAGATCAGTTCGCGCAGTTCCGGCACCGCCGCCAGCATGTAGTTGGCCAGAAAGCGCAGGCCGGGCCGCACCGGCAGCAAGGCCCTGGCCAGCACCAGTCCCTCCAGCGCGCCGAAGGGATGGTTGGCCACCATCACGAGCGGGCCGGTGGCGGGCACGCCCTCGAAGCCCTCGGCCTCTGCCCGCACGGACACCCCCAGCACGTCCAGGGCCAGGCGGGCGAAGTCCAGTGGCGTTCCGCCCTGCGGCATGGACCGGTACAGCGAGTCGATGCGGCCCACGCCCAGCAGGTGCAGCAGCGGAATGCGCAGCGGCGCGGGAATGCGCCGGGCGGCGGCGGGCACCAGCGAACGGGGATGCTCCGGATGCGCCGAATGCTCCGGACACGCCGGAAATGGGGCGGAAGCCGCCCCGCCCATCGGGTCCGGCGGCGTATCCATCATATGATGATGCGGAGCTGAAGCGGCGGGGGTGCGGGGGCGGAGCATGTCCATGCGTCCTCCTGGGCGGCCAACTGGCCGGAGACGGGTGGCGCGGAGGGCACCGGGCCGCGTCGCGCGGGTCCGCGATGCCGGGTAACGGCACACGGCGGGCGGCTTGCGTGCCGTGGCGGCTGCGTGCCTGTTCCGCGAAATGGAGTCCTGTCGCATGCATGGATAGACGCGCCGCGCGGAGAAGCCATGACCGGTCGGTGAACATTGCGTGAAGGGGA
Above is a window of Nitratidesulfovibrio sp. SRB-5 DNA encoding:
- a CDS encoding lysophospholipid acyltransferase family protein, yielding MDMLRPRTPAASAPHHHMMDTPPDPMGGAASAPFPACPEHSAHPEHPRSLVPAAARRIPAPLRIPLLHLLGVGRIDSLYRSMPQGGTPLDFARLALDVLGVSVRAEAEGFEGVPATGPLVMVANHPFGALEGLVLARALLPVRPGLRFLANYMLAAVPELRELIFSVDPFGGDGAQRRNMAGLRQAIRHVGEGGALVVFPSGTVSHLQPSRREITDPTWQSTVGRLVRRTGADALPLYFHGRNSMLFNLMGLLHPAARTAMLPKELLRKRNTTVTLSVGRPVAAATLNELPDDAARTAYLRMRCYALKPRPRRVLSLPLSIPKSLPLLLPRKSGAVPDAVGTAASVSASPASPAARRMRPIAAARPLELLEAELAAIPPADVLLREGPWTIVETSADRSPELVREIGRLREVTFRAVGEGSGAPLDLDAFDADYRHLILWHEDDRALAGAYRLGEVDAILDAQGQRGLYSTSLFRFRPEFFGGAPALELGRAFVAADYQRDYAPLLLLWKGIGRFILKRPGVRRLFGPVSVSLDYTPYSLNAIMDYLTRHHGCPATARLVRGRATPSLRQPGCLRRIEPAGLDWNGLCALVRDMEGGRTIPILFKHYLKLGGRIATFHVDRAFGSLDAFLIIDLLESPPRMLQRFMGADGLERYYAQTSRDTGEGAPGMEDGAGAAGSNGRGGLAAASGGA